The following proteins are encoded in a genomic region of Glycine soja cultivar W05 chromosome 17, ASM419377v2, whole genome shotgun sequence:
- the LOC114392717 gene encoding uncharacterized protein LOC114392717 isoform X1 encodes MESPISIRDTEIPLQMQNIIDASTASYIKSLHSLRATAQETARCQDLRVLTPNPNPVHSTTFVLLAHSLTHHLSFSPVQLDEVKAKLRETEDDFVKALAVKTRKEAKRMALMDVVASAKARVEDLSASIRDHRTKKQEYAAFISLGNLVVTTDEHEESAFNSASAPVLSMSSVRRDFLGKENEHQAEPTEGNKQFKKQNVHRRLKSSVLSPGSASSVCQSPRLKV; translated from the exons ATGGAGTCCCCAATCTCAATCCGCGACACTGAGATCCCTCTTCAAATGCAGAACATCATCGACGCTTCCACCGCTTCTTACATCAAATCCCTCCATTCCCTCAGAGCCACAGCTCAAGAAACTGCTCGATGTCAAGATCTTCGGGTTTTGACTCCAAACCCTAACCCCGTACACTCCACTACTTTCGTCTTACTcgctcactcactcactcaccaTCTTTCTTTCTCCCCAGTTCAACTAGACGAGGTTAAAGCTAAACTCAGAGAGACCGAGGATGATTTCGTTAAAGCACTTGCag TCAAGACCCGTAAAGAGGCCAAGCGAATGGCTTTGATGGATGTTGTTGCTTCTGCAAAGGCCAGAGTTGAAGACCTCAGCGCAAGTATTCGGGACCATCGAACCAAAAAACAAGAATATGCCGCATTTATATCTCTCG GGAATTTAGTTGTGACAACTGATGAACATGAAGAATCTGCCTTTAACTCTGCATCTGCTCCAGTTTTATCAATGTCATCTGTTAGAAGAGATTTTCTAGGCAAGGAAAATGAGCATCAAGCTGAACCTACAGAAGGCAATAAACagttcaaaaaacaaaatgtgCACAGAAGGCTAAAATCATCAGTTTTATCTCCTGGATCTGCTTCATCTGTTTGCCAGTCTCCTCGTTTGAAGGTATGA
- the LOC114392717 gene encoding kinetochore protein SPC25 homolog isoform X3: protein MESPISIRDTEIPLQMQNIIDASTASYIKSLHSLRATAQETARCQDLRVLTPNPNPVHSTTFVLLAHSLTHHLSFSPVQLDEVKAKLRETEDDFVKALAVKTRKEAKRMALMDVVASAKARVEDLSASIRDHRTKKQEYAAFISLALAASKGKLNESIERKDETQVISWYNRVLGFQVKGGRGN from the exons ATGGAGTCCCCAATCTCAATCCGCGACACTGAGATCCCTCTTCAAATGCAGAACATCATCGACGCTTCCACCGCTTCTTACATCAAATCCCTCCATTCCCTCAGAGCCACAGCTCAAGAAACTGCTCGATGTCAAGATCTTCGGGTTTTGACTCCAAACCCTAACCCCGTACACTCCACTACTTTCGTCTTACTcgctcactcactcactcaccaTCTTTCTTTCTCCCCAGTTCAACTAGACGAGGTTAAAGCTAAACTCAGAGAGACCGAGGATGATTTCGTTAAAGCACTTGCag TCAAGACCCGTAAAGAGGCCAAGCGAATGGCTTTGATGGATGTTGTTGCTTCTGCAAAGGCCAGAGTTGAAGACCTCAGCGCAAGTATTCGGGACCATCGAACCAAAAAACAAGAATATGCCGCATTTATATCTCTCG CTTTGGCAGCATCTAAAGGGAAGTTAAATGAAAGCATTGAACGGAAAGATGAAACACAGGTCATTTCTTGGTACAATAGGGTCCTTGGTTTTCAGGTAAAAGGTGGACGTGGTAATTGA
- the LOC114392717 gene encoding uncharacterized protein LOC114392717 isoform X2 codes for MESPISIRDTEIPLQMQNIIDASTASYIKSLHSLRATAQETARCQDLRVLTPNPNPVHSTTFVLLAHSLTHHLSFSPVQLDEVKAKLRETEDDFVKALAVKTRKEAKRMALMDVVASAKARVEDLSASIRDHRTKKQEYAAFISLALAASEGKLPKSYFYKTKFPSKIFTCKHTFEGNQTCHQNEFTLQTEFGASQMENQT; via the exons ATGGAGTCCCCAATCTCAATCCGCGACACTGAGATCCCTCTTCAAATGCAGAACATCATCGACGCTTCCACCGCTTCTTACATCAAATCCCTCCATTCCCTCAGAGCCACAGCTCAAGAAACTGCTCGATGTCAAGATCTTCGGGTTTTGACTCCAAACCCTAACCCCGTACACTCCACTACTTTCGTCTTACTcgctcactcactcactcaccaTCTTTCTTTCTCCCCAGTTCAACTAGACGAGGTTAAAGCTAAACTCAGAGAGACCGAGGATGATTTCGTTAAAGCACTTGCag TCAAGACCCGTAAAGAGGCCAAGCGAATGGCTTTGATGGATGTTGTTGCTTCTGCAAAGGCCAGAGTTGAAGACCTCAGCGCAAGTATTCGGGACCATCGAACCAAAAAACAAGAATATGCCGCATTTATATCTCTCG CTTTGGCAGCATCTGAAGGGAAGTTACCCAAGTCTTACTTCTACAAAACTAAGTTTCCAAGTAAAATTTTCACGTGCAAACATACTTTTGAGGGTAACCAAACATGCCACCAAAATGAGTTTACTCTCCAAACTGAGTTTGGAGCTTCCCAAAtggaaaaccaaacatag
- the LOC114393643 gene encoding LRR receptor-like serine/threonine-protein kinase, which produces MPVNPWTLFFLCISLLLLPFHSFIAAAVNQQGEGLLSWKRTLNGSLEVLSNWDPVQDTPCSWYGVSCNFKKEVVQLDLRYVDLLGRLPTNFTSLLSLTSLILTGTNLTGSIPKEIGELVELSYLDLSDNALSGEIPSELCYLPKLEELHLNSNDLVGSIPVAIGNLMKLQKLILYDNQLGGEVPGTVGNLKSLQVLRAGGNKNLEGPLPQEIGNCSSLVMLGLAETSLSGSLPPSLGFLKNLETIAIYTSLLSGEIPPELGDCTELQNIYLYENSLTGSIPSKLGNLKKLENLLLWQNNLVGTIPPEIGNCDMLSVIDVSMNSLTGSIPKTFGNLTSLQELQLSVNQISGEIPGELGKCQQLTHVELDNNLITGTIPSELGNLANLTLLFLWHNKLQGNIPSSLPNCQNLEAIDLSQNGLTGPIPKGIFQLKNLNKLLLLSNNLSGKIPSEIGNCSSLIRFRANDNNITGNIPSQIGNLNNLNFLDLGNNRISGVLPEEISGCRNLAFLDVHSNFIAGNLPESLSRLNSLQFLDVSDNMIEGTLNPTLGELAALSKLVLAKNRISGSIPSQLGSCSKLQLLDLSSNNISGEIPGSIGNIPALEIALNLSLNQLSSEIPQEFSGLTKLGILDISHNVLRGNLQYLVGLQNLVVLNISYNKFSGRVPDTPFFAKLPLSVLAGNPALCFSGNECSGDGGGGGRSGRRARVARVAMVVLLCTACVLLMAALYVVVAAKRRGDRESDVEVVDGKDSDVDMAPPWQVTLYQKLDLSISDVAKCLSAGNVIGHGRSGVVYRVDLPAATGLAIAVKKFRLSEKFSAAAFSSEIATLARIRHRNIVRLLGWGANRRTKLLFYDYLQNGNLDTLLHEGCTGLIDWETRLRIALGVAEGVAYLHHDCVPAILHRDVKAQNILLGDRYEPCLADFGFARFVQEDHASFSVNPQFAGSYGYIAPEYACMLKITEKSDVYSFGVVLLEIITGKRPVDPSFPDGQQHVIQWVREHLKSKKDPIEVLDSKLQGHPDTQIQEMLQALGIALLCTSNRAEDRPTMKDVAALLREIRHDPPPPGADPHKPKPKSNTTEASSYSSSSVTPAQLLLLQSSSNSSSLAYSSSSAAGYHPPRNQS; this is translated from the exons ATGCCTGTAAATCCATGGACCCTCTTCTTCTTATGCATTTCCCTTCTTCTACTTCCATTCCATTCTTTCATAGCTGCTGCAGTGAACCAACAAGGGGAAGGTCTTCTGTCATGGAAGAGAACCCTGAATGGATCCTTGGAGGTATTGAGTAACTGGGACCCAGTTCAAGACACCCCATGTAGCTGGTATGGAGTGAGTTGCAACTTCAAGAAGGAAGTAGTACAATTGGATCTGAGGTATGTGGATTTGCTTGGAAGACTTCCCACTAATTTCACCTCATTGCTTTCCTTAACCAGTTTGATCTTAACCGGAACCAACCTCACTGGTTCAATCCCGAAAGAAATAGGTGAACTTGTGGAACTCAGCTACTTGGACTTGAGTGACAATGCCTTGAGTGGTGAAATCCCAAGTGAGCTATGTTACTTGCCCAAACTCGAGGAACTCCATCTAAACTCCAACGACCTCGTGGGGTCCATTCCAGTTGCAATTGGGAACCTCATGAAGTTGCAGAAGCTGATCCTCTACGACAATCAACTAGGCGGCGAAGTTCCCGGCACCGTCGGGAACCTTAAGAGCCTTCAAGTGTTAAGAGCAGGTGGAAACAAGAACCTGGAAGGTCCTTTACCACAAGAAATTGGCAACTGTTCAAGtttggtcatgttgggtcttgCTGAAACAAGCCTCTCGGGTTCTCTCCCACCAAGTCTTGGCTTTTTGAAGAACCTTGAAACCATTGCCATTTACACTTCCCTACTCTCAGGTGAAATACCACCTGAACTTGGGGACTGCACAGAGCTCCAAAACATTTATCTTTACGAGAACTCCCTCACTGGATCCATACCAAGCAAGTTGGGAAACCTTAAGAAACTCGAAAACCTTCTCCTGTGGCAGAACAACCTAGTTGGAACAATCCCTCCTGAGATTGGAAACTGCGACATGTTGTCAGTGATTGACGTGTCAATGAACTCACTAACAGGAAGCATCCCCAAAACTTTCGGGAACTTGACATCACTGCAAGAGCTTCAACTCAGTGTGAACCAGATTTCAGGTGAGATTCCAGGAGAATTGGGGAAGTGTCAGCAACTCACGCATGTGGAACTTGACAACAATCTCATCACGGGTACTATACCTTCCGAATTGGGAAACCTTGCGAATCTAACTCTGTTGTTCCTTTGGCACAACAAGCTGCAAGGTAACATTCCCTCTTCACTTCCCAATTGTCAAAACCTAGAGGCTATTGATCTGTCGCAGAATGGATTGACGGGTCCCATACCCAAGGGGATATTCCAGCTCAAGAATCTCAACAAGCTCTTGCTCCTCTCCAACAATCTCTCGGGGAAAATCCCTTCTGAGATTGGTAATTGTTCCTCTCTTATTCGGTTCCGAGCCAACGACAACAACATCACCGGGAACATTCCCTCGCAGATTGGGAATCTCAATAATTTGAATTTCCTAGACCTAGGGAACAATCGGATTTCTGGAGTTCTCCCGGAGGAGATCTCCGGCTGCCGGAATCTAGCTTTTCTGGACGTACATTCCAACTTCATCGCCGGAAATTTGCCGGAGAGTCTGAGCCGGCTTAATTCGCTTCAGTTTCTCGATGTGTCTGATAACATGATCGAAGGTACACTAAACCCTACACTCGGCGAACTCGCGGCACTCTCGAAGCTCGTTCTGGCGAAGAATCGAATCTCCGGCTCAATTCCGAGTCAACTCGGTTCTTGTTCGAAGCTACAATTGCTGGATCTCAGCAGCAACAATATCTCCGGCGAAATCCCTGGCAGCATCGGCAACATTCCGGCGCTGGAAATCGCTCTGAATCTGAGCCTGAACCAGCTCTCCAGCGAGATCCCTCAGGAGTTTTCCGGCTTGACGAAGCTCGGCATATTGGATATATCTCACAACGTCCTCAGGGGAAACCTGCAATATCTCGTGGGCCTGCAAAATCTCGTGGTGCTGAACATATCATACAACAAATTCTCGGGACGCGTCCCGGACACGCCGTTCTTCGCGAAGCTCCCGCTGAGCGTGCTGGCGGGGAACCCGGCGCTGTGCTTCTCCGGCAACGAGTGCAGCGGAGACGGAGGCGGCGGCGGGAGGTCAGGCCGGCGGGCGAGGGTGGCGCGCGTGGCCATGGTGGTGCTTCTGTGCACCGCGTGCGTGCTGCTGATGGCGGCGCTATACGTTGTGGTCGCAGCGAAACGAAGAGGGGACCGCGAAAGCGACGTGGAGGTGGTGGATGGAAAGGACAGTGACGTGGACATGGCCCCACCTTGGCAAGTGACGCTTTACCAGAAACTCGATCTGTCTATCTCTGACGTAGCGAAATGTCTCTCTGCTGGCAACGTCATTGGCCACGGCCGATCCGGCGTCGTTTACAGGGTCGACTTGCCCGCCGCCACGGGACTGGCCATTGCGGTCAAGAAGTTCCGGTTGTCGGAGAAATTCTCTGCGGCGGCGTTCTCGTCGGAAATCGCCACGCTGGCGCGTATCCGTCACCGGAACATCGTGCGCCTGCTGGGCTGGGGGGCCAACAGAAGAACCAAGTTACTGTTTTACGATTACTTACAGAACGGTAACTTGGACACTCTCTTACACGAGGGGTGCACAGGATTAATTGATTGGGAGACGCGGCTCAGGATAGCGCTGGGCGTGGCTGAGGGTGTGGCTTACTTGCACCACGATTGCGTGCCTGCTATCTTGCACCGGGACGTCAAGGCGCAGAACATTCTGTTGGGTGACAGATATGAACCCTGTTTGGCTGATTTTGGTTTCGCTCGCTTCGTCCAAGAGGATCACGCTTCCTTTTCCGTTAATCCACAGTTCGCTGGCTCCTACGGCTACATTGCTCCCG AGTATGCTTGCATGCTTAAGATCACAGAGAAGAGCGACGTGTACAGCTTTGGAGTGGTCCTACTGGAGATAATAACGGGGAAAAGGCCAGTGGATCCATCATTCCCGGATGGACAACAACATGTTATTCAGTGGGTGAGGGAGCACCTCAAGAGCAAGAAGGACCCAATCGAGGTTCTTGATTCCAAGCTACAAGGCCATCCAGACACACAAATACAAGAGATGTTACAAGCACTTGGTATTGCTCTCTTGTGCACAAGTAATCGTGCAGAGGATCGACCCACAATGAAAGATGTTGCTGCATTATTGAGAGAAATTCGTCACGACCCTCCTCCACCAGGTGCTGATCCCCacaagcccaagcccaagtcCAACACAACCGAGGCTTCGTCCTATTCCTCGTCCTCAGTCACCCCTGCTCAGTTGCTGCTCCTACAATCTAGTTCAAATTCCTCATCACTTGCTtattcctcttcctcagcagctggCTACCACCCTCCAAGGAACCAATCCTGA
- the LOC114393112 gene encoding short-chain dehydrogenase TIC 32, chloroplastic-like codes for MKATLRYLAGLAGPSGFGSNSTAEQVTQDCSSLLPSNLTALITGGTSGIGAETARVLAKRGVRIVIGARDLRKAKEVREKIQKESPHAEVILLEIDLSSFASVQRFCSEFLALDLPLNILINNAGMYSQNLEFSEEKIEMTFATNYLGHFLVTKMLLEKMIDTAKKTGIQGRIINVSSVIHSWVKRSCFSFNDMLCGKNYNGTRAYAKSKLATILHVKEVARQLKERNANVTINAVHPGIVKTGIIRAHKGLITDSLFFIASKLLKSISQGASTTCYVALSEQTDGVSGKYFTDCNESNCSSLANDESEARKLWNDTHALLHKRLRQATNSKCFFPT; via the exons ATGAAGGCAACACTACGGTACTTAGCAGGACTTGCTGGGCCAAGTGGTTTCGGCTCAAATTCAACAGCTGAGCAAGTCACTCAAGATTGCTCTTCCTTGCTCCCTTCAAATCTAACCGCTCTCATCACTG GTGGGACTTCTGGTATTGGAGCTGAAACAGCTAGAGTGTTAGCAAAGAGAGGAGTAAGGATTGTGATTGGTGCCAGGGACTTGAGAAAGGCCAAGGAAGTGAGAGAGAAAATCCAAAAGGAAAGTCCCCATGCTGAGGTTATTCTGTTGGAGATTGATCTTAGCTCTTTTGCTTCTGTACAGAGATTTTGTTCAGAGTTTTTAGCTTTAGACCTGCCCCTTAATATTCTCat AAACAATGCAGGAATGTACTCTCAAAACTTGGAGTTCTCCGAAGAGAAAATTGAAATGACATTCGCTACAAATTACTTAG GACACTTTTTGGTAACGAAGATGCTACTAGAGAAAATGATAGATACTGCAAAGAAGACAGGCATTCAAGGAAGAATAATAAACGTTTCTTCTGTGATTCATAGCTGGGTGAAAagatcttgtttttctttcaacGACATGCTCTGtggaaaaaa TTATAATGGCACACGCGCATATGCTAAGTCAAAATTGGCCACAATTCTGCATGTGAAGGAAGTAGCCAGACAGCTGAAG GAAAGGAATGCAAATGTAACTATTAATGCAGTGCATCCAGGCATTGTGAAGACGGGAATTATTAGAGCACATAAGGGCTTAATAACGG ATTCCCTATTTTTCATTGCATCGAAGTTGCTGAAATCGATATCACAG GGTGCATCAACGACGTGTTATGTTGCTCTAAGCGAACAAACAGATGGAGTGAGTGGGAAATATTTTACAGATTGTAACGAGAGTAACTGCTCCAGTCTAGCAAATGACGAATCAGAAGCTAGAAAGCTATGGAATGACACCCATGCCTTGCTTCACAAACGGCTACGtcaagcaacaaattcaaagtgtTTCTTCCCCACCTAG
- the LOC114392717 gene encoding uncharacterized protein LOC114392717 isoform X4, whose product MSRSSVQLDEVKAKLRETEDDFVKALAVKTRKEAKRMALMDVVASAKARVEDLSASIRDHRTKKQEYAAFISLGNLVVTTDEHEESAFNSASAPVLSMSSVRRDFLGKENEHQAEPTEGNKQFKKQNVHRRLKSSVLSPGSASSVCQSPRLKV is encoded by the exons ATGTCAAGATCTTCGG TTCAACTAGACGAGGTTAAAGCTAAACTCAGAGAGACCGAGGATGATTTCGTTAAAGCACTTGCag TCAAGACCCGTAAAGAGGCCAAGCGAATGGCTTTGATGGATGTTGTTGCTTCTGCAAAGGCCAGAGTTGAAGACCTCAGCGCAAGTATTCGGGACCATCGAACCAAAAAACAAGAATATGCCGCATTTATATCTCTCG GGAATTTAGTTGTGACAACTGATGAACATGAAGAATCTGCCTTTAACTCTGCATCTGCTCCAGTTTTATCAATGTCATCTGTTAGAAGAGATTTTCTAGGCAAGGAAAATGAGCATCAAGCTGAACCTACAGAAGGCAATAAACagttcaaaaaacaaaatgtgCACAGAAGGCTAAAATCATCAGTTTTATCTCCTGGATCTGCTTCATCTGTTTGCCAGTCTCCTCGTTTGAAGGTATGA